The Gemmatimonadaceae bacterium genome segment TGGCGACGAGGATGTTGCGCGAGTTCCCTTCGAGACTGTCACCCAGGCTGTACCGCCGCGAGCTCAACGCCTGGCCCCACAGCGTGTTCGTGCTGGTGGCGAGCGAGAAGGTGTGCTGATAGGCGAACGACGTCGGCAGCCCCGCCACGAGCGTCGCCGCGGTGGCGTAATCGTTCAGCGCCAGCGCCACCCGCGCTCGCGTGACGCGCGCCGACCGATTCATCAGCACGCTCTGCGCATCCGTGCCGTTGGCGTAGGCGATGGCGGAGTCGAGCGACTTGGCGGCAATCGCAAATACCTCGGCCGTCGTCTTCGGCTGCCCGTTATCCGGTGGATCCTGATTGGTCACGCCAATCGGGATGCCGTTGCAGAAGTCGAGGGCGAGCTGCATCTCGGAGAAGCCGCGGGCGAGGAACATCTCCGACAGGAGCGCGCGCGACGTCGGCGAGTACTTCTGCAGCGCGGCGATCGCTTCGTCGGCCCGGGTACGCGTGCGGTACAGCGTCCGCAGCATGCCCGTGACCGACGAGTTGATGTACTGAATGCGACGCTGGTCGGTTTCGTCGTTCTGGATGAACGTCGAGCTGGTTGACCATTCGTCGGCGAGCAGGCCGCCGAACATCCAGGAGCTTTCGCCGCCGCCCGTCGCGCCCTTGAACGTGCCGATGACACCGTTCGCGAGAGCGACCGCCGACTCGGCGCTGTTCACGTCGCTGGCGTTGATGATGTCCGGGTCCACCACGTTCAGGAAGCGATCATTCGCCGCCTGGCACCCCGTGAGAAGCAGACCGGAAAGCAGGACTCGGCCGGCGCGGGCACTCAGCGCTCGGCGAACCCATGAAAACTGTTGAGTCATGTGGTCGTGATCCTCAGAAGCCGACGTTGAGGCGCATGATGAAGTAGCGCGGCGGACCGACCGTCTGGAATTCCTGCGGCGTTTCCGTGCCCGACGTGGTATTGAAGCCGGACTCCGGGTCGGTACCGCGGTAGTTGGTCCACAGGCCCAGGTTACGCGCCGTAAAGACGAGATTGAGCGAACGGCCACGCGTCAGCTTGCGCGCCAGATCGGGGGACACGGTGTACTGCACCGAGGCTTCACGCAGGCGCACGAAGGCACCCGGCTGGAGATAGCCGTCGAGCGTGCGCGCCGGGTGTTCGTTGGCCGCGATGTTCATCGCCTGGTCCTGCAGCGAGGCCTTGAGGTCCATACGACCCGCGCAGTTCGGACGCGTGCACCGGATGCGCTCGGTGTTGTTGTACCAGATGTTGCCCGAGCGCCAGTCCCACATGGTCACGAGGCGCAGCTTCTTGCTGAACAGGTCGAAGCCGCTGACCGCCGTCGTGTTGTAGCGCGGCGTCGCGTAGCCGCGGAAGATCACCGAATCGCCCACCGTGATTTCGTTCTTGGTGGGATCGGCCCAGTAGGTGATCAGGCCGTCGCCGTTCTTGTCCTGGTAGCCCGTGATCGGGCGCTCCCAGTACGAGGAGAGCGGGTAGCCGGCGATGATGCGCGTCGGGATACCGGTCTGCGCCGGCGTGTCGCCCAGCGACACGACCTTGTTGTCGTTCGCCGCGTGGGACAGGTTCACATCCCAGCCAAAGCTGTTGCGCTGGATCATCTGCGCATTCAGCGCGATTTCCACACCCGCGTTCTTCACCGAGCCCAGGTTGCGGAGCTGCGACGCGACCGAGCCGTACGACGGCGGGAGGACGGCACTGATCAGCGCGTCCTTCGTGATCTTGCTGTAGTACGTAAAGTCGAAGCTGACGCGCGAGTTGAACATCTGGGTTTCGAAGCCCATCTCGTGCTCACCCGAGCGCTCCGGCTTGAGCGACGGATTGCCCAGGGCGGCCTGAATGATCGTCGGCTGGTCCGTCGGACCGACCGTGGTCGTGCTCGCCGAGTAGAACTTGAGGGCGTCGTTCGGGCCCGGCTGCACGCCGGAGACACCGAAGGCGTAGCGCAGACGGAACGTGTTCACCCACGACGGCGCCTTCCACCAGTCTTCCTGCGAGATCAGGTACGAGAGCGAGCCCTTCGGGTAGTACACGCGCTGGAAGTTCGTACCAAACGCCGAGTTCTGGTCGGAGCGCACGGCGCCCGTGATGAACAGGCGATCGGCGTAGTTCACGGCCTGCTCAACGAAGACGCCCAGCGTCTTCTGAATCGTGGTGCCTTCGCCGACGCTGAGCTGCGTGCCCGAGCCGACGTTCTGCGAGCCCGGCGCCAGCTGCTGCGAGCCGGTCTGGGCCGTCGTCGCCTTGAAGCCGACGTACTGCGCGCCGACGGTCGTCTTCTGGCCGAGGCCGAGGAAGCGATAGTCGGACGTCGAGCCGAGGTCCACGGTGACGTTGTTGGTGTACACGCGATTCAAGCCGCGCGAGCCCAGGCGCGTCGTGGCCGTGAGCGGCGGGCCTTCGCCGCGATAGAGCAGATTCTCGTCGTTTCGGCCAGTCCAGTCGTTACCGACCGTGGCGCGGTTGGCCATCCAGCTGAACGGACGCCAGTTGGCCTGCGTGGACCAGATGAAGCGGTTGATTTCCTGGCTGGTGCGCTCGGCCCAGGTATAGCCCGGAGTC includes the following:
- a CDS encoding SusC/RagA family TonB-linked outer membrane protein, whose product is MTQLRRRGALLFGLLLSAAVPAAAQQTGSLAVRVTDAANQRPVEAARVFIVGTQLGGQTNPEGRVTIRPLAAGSYTVRILRVGYTEQTKPVTVTTGGTASLEVSLTAAAVNLAAVVTTATGEQRRVEIGNATANIDAAKVVETAPVANLSDLLNSRAPGVTVTSGTQTGTGSRIRVRGMNSVSLSNEPIWIIDGIRMTSNNANFATVTGNGGGTGGNNASRVGDLNPEEIENIEIVKGPSAATLYGTDAANGVILVTTKKGRAGSARWNTYIEQGMLQDRNRYPTAFSTWGRRPTETASTRGFCNLQRVGTGECLADSTSALNIFNEPDLTPLGNGSRNQYGMQVSGGSDAARYFMAAESENEIGVMKLPTFERQRMDTTGVPIRSWTDRPNAMQRNSLRMNLNTALNPKLDVGLSTNFINLAQRYSLESNATAGLGSQVFGGPGTRNNGTVSGVGTPLNGYRAWTPGYTWAERTSQEINRFIWSTQANWRPFSWMANRATVGNDWTGRNDENLLYRGEGPPLTATTRLGSRGLNRVYTNNVTVDLGSTSDYRFLGLGQKTTVGAQYVGFKATTAQTGSQQLAPGSQNVGSGTQLSVGEGTTIQKTLGVFVEQAVNYADRLFITGAVRSDQNSAFGTNFQRVYYPKGSLSYLISQEDWWKAPSWVNTFRLRYAFGVSGVQPGPNDALKFYSASTTTVGPTDQPTIIQAALGNPSLKPERSGEHEMGFETQMFNSRVSFDFTYYSKITKDALISAVLPPSYGSVASQLRNLGSVKNAGVEIALNAQMIQRNSFGWDVNLSHAANDNKVVSLGDTPAQTGIPTRIIAGYPLSSYWERPITGYQDKNGDGLITYWADPTKNEITVGDSVIFRGYATPRYNTTAVSGFDLFSKKLRLVTMWDWRSGNIWYNNTERIRCTRPNCAGRMDLKASLQDQAMNIAANEHPARTLDGYLQPGAFVRLREASVQYTVSPDLARKLTRGRSLNLVFTARNLGLWTNYRGTDPESGFNTTSGTETPQEFQTVGPPRYFIMRLNVGF